Genomic DNA from Setaria italica strain Yugu1 chromosome V, Setaria_italica_v2.0, whole genome shotgun sequence:
TTGCATATGGGTGAGACAGGCTCGCGGGGTGCAACATATCGATGATTGGTTTCCTGCACAGCAGTCTGAGCCTGTCCCCGTAGATGCAAAAGGTCCCTCGGAGCCTGGCTCCGCATCGTGGGCCTGGCTCGCTCGATACGAGAGTGCATGCGAAGGACATCCCAGCGCGTTGTGTCCGTGACTAGCAGCGATAGAATTTATATGCAACCAATCAGCATCCCTGCTGCACCTGGCTCAATGTGATCAGCAGACCAAACAAGCGCATGCTGCACACACCAGACCTGGCTGTGGCTGGCCTGGCTCTGATGTTCAGCCAGGCCCGAGGCGTCTGaccaaccaatcacgccctttGTTTCTGTGACCTCGTAGACATGCTACAGAATACCTTCATGCTTCAGCCTTTCTTCATTAGGATGATACTTGTTAGTGTTTATGGTTGTGTCGGGCAGTATATTAAATAGTTATTTTTAGTGCTGGTTTGTTGTGTTGAGTAGTCTGTTAAATAGTTTTTCTTTACGCAGGTTTCAACAGAACATGGCAACCTACCAAAACCTAATCACTCAATCAATGTATGACAAACAACTAGATAGTGGGAAAGGCACACTACTGCACCTCTGCGACGATGTGATTCAACAGGAGGTAGGTCTAGACTCGACCCGTATTTCTTGAGAATGAACccccaaaagaaaaacaatagttCAGATATTGGAATTCGAAGCTGAACTGACAGTTCACTTTCATCCTCGTGGTTCCGAATGTTCAGGTCAAGGAGGTCATAATAGCCTATTATATTCTGATGGAAAATGGAAAGGCTACCAGTGATGTATATATATTGTTCTTCCATTTTAAAAATCTATACTTGCTCTTGTGGAAGAAATATTAAAATTAAATATTTGTGTGTTCCCAATGTGCTAGGATCTTGACTTGCAATGCGAGGAGTTAATCCAGGAAGAGTTTGGCTTGCAATGCAATTTTGAGGTGATGGATGCTGTTCAAAAGCTGGAGAGGCTTGGTATCACCACAAGAGTGAGTTCTCACATCTTTTTCTCTTATCACCAATTTGTCAAACATAGGAATAGTTTCTTACACACACAGTGCACATAGTCAAGTTTTTGCAGGCACACATGCTTCTATTTGTTTGTTCTCTACTTTTTCCCACATAATACTGAAGTCTGTTTTGCATCCAGGATTCTATTGGAAGAATTTGTTGCGTTCCTCTAAAGCGTGCCAATGAGATCATCGGCGCTACCACGGAAGAGCTGGTTATGAAAGCAAGGCAAAGCTTGCGAGGTTGATTTGAACAAGGTAATCCTGTTGTAAATTCTTGCCTGATGGCATTACAACATTTATGGTACTCCAGGAATGCCTAACACTAAATTCTTGCATATCAGGTGGGGTAAATAATTCTGGCCATCTCCAGGATAGTTCTCCAGTGAAAGTTATGATAAATGGGGTTGTAATTTTTCTTTGGGTAGGATCTGCTGTGTATTCTGGAATGTCTGAAGTGTGTTGTAAGCATGTAGCATTTTTTCCATAGCAAACGAGGTAGTAGGATGTTTCCTGCTAACGCAACACAGGGTACAAGAGCGATGTTGTACATGTCGTGAACTGTGCATTTATTTGTCAGAAACCTTCCCTGTACAAGTAACGATGAAGGTTCACTGCAGCGTGCACACTGAGCCGGTGACGCAATGACACTGGCAGCTTGATCTGTCTCTGCTCTTTTGCTGTTCCTTACCTGTGGCTGTGAACCGGAAGCTCCGCATTCCCTGAAAATTTAGGATGCAGTGATGTAAACAAATTGTCTGTTAATCACAGATCAGCCAGAGTACAGGGGCATCATGTTGAGTTCTTGTGAGTCGCTTACTATTGATTCAACACTCAATTTGCAAACTGAGCATTGCTCAGCTGGTAAAACTCCTTGTGGTGGTAAAACTCCCGTAGTGGAACCTACTATCAGATTTCGAGTACTTGACTCGGTACTGCTCGCCTTTTTCTTACATTTATTTTAGGATTTAATTGGCGCTATTCTTTCGGTAATAAGCGATGTGTTCATCGACGGCGAGACACCAGTGGTGATTTCGTTAATATCAAAGATTTGTCAGCTCAGTCTTTCGGAGGTGTTTATAGAGGTAGGGTTACGTGTGTTGTGTTCATGGGGCCGAGCGTGTGTAAGTGTATGTGAGCCCGTCTCTACTGtgtgatttgaaaaaaaaatcaacaccCGATTTATTTCCATACATGAAAAATGGATAAGGAAAAACGCAGCGAAATTCCTGGACGGTACATGTCCAATACCCTTATCCAGTGTGCTTTTTTCTCTTAGCAGGGAGATATAAAGTGCAGAGTCCAGTGGGGATGGAGCAGAGAGAGCCAAGCTCAGCGCTTGGAGTGAGATAATGAGCAGCAGCAACgtggtgtccggcatctccgcGTCACcgtctgccgccgccggtgctcgcCATCGCCATGGCGCGGTGAAGCAGCTGAGGATAAAGGTAGCGCAGCCACAGCAGCAGCGGctgcacggccgccgccggcaaagcggcggcaggggcggcgcggtggtggcgagaGCCGGGCCCGGGGCGCTGTCGGAGATCGAGCCGGACCTGAACGAGGACCCCATCGACCGGTGGGCCACCCCCGGCATCAGCCCGGTCCGTCCCTCCTCTCAATTCACTCGCTTTAGAATTTTGGCTGTGCTATCTGAACTCTCTGAAGAAAGAAATGGATTGCCTTTGCTCATGGGATAACACTGGAGTGGACAATAATGGATTGCCTTTGTTCATGGGATAACACTGGAGTGGACAATAATCTGTGTGTTGCAGGAGGACTTTGAGTTCGGAGTGTACGATGGACACCACACCTATCACGAAGGCCAAGGTCTTGTCCTAAAAACTTCACTGTCATTGTATCCATGTTGTACTGATATCCTTGCAAGAAGGAGCACTGATTGTTATGCTATGTGATGTGGTGTAACAAATCCTGCAAACAATTGCGATGACGATGCCCTATCTGAAGACAAGAAGGGATTTTGGGAGGATGTCTCCGAATGGTACCAAGAAGCTGAGCCTCCTCAGGGCTTTCAAGGTACTCTTTAGCTCCTCGGATATCTTT
This window encodes:
- the LOC101763951 gene encoding photosynthetic NDH subunit of subcomplex B 5, chloroplastic; translated protein: MSSSNVVSGISASPSAAAGARHRHGAVKQLRIKVAQPQQQRLHGRRRQSGGRGGAVVARAGPGALSEIEPDLNEDPIDRWATPGISPEDFEFGVYDGHHTYHEGQDKKGFWEDVSEWYQEAEPPQGFQALISWAFPPAIILGMAFNVPGEYLYIGAALWIVVFCIIEMQKPDKPHNFEPEIYMMERSARDKLIADYNSMDIWDFNEKYGELWDFTVNTSREDIVKSS